Proteins from a genomic interval of bacterium:
- a CDS encoding glycosyltransferase, with translation MADSTVSVIVAVKNGARFLRAAIDSVLAQDLRPVEVVVVDGGSADDSAAIAGSYPAVRVVPQAGTGVASAYNTGIEVTRGDMLAFLSADDLWTPDKLSAQVGFLRPRPQVQYVTARLRFFLEPGCAAPPAFKRDLLEGDHVGHIMETLLARRSVFDLVGRFDSRLSTAEDVDWFSRAHDLGVRTAVVERVLLHKRVHDANLSLTDAASNRNLLEVVRRSLARKREHFVQPPPSANRLR, from the coding sequence GTGGCGGACTCGACGGTGAGCGTCATTGTGGCCGTAAAGAACGGCGCGCGGTTTCTGCGCGCGGCGATCGACAGTGTGCTCGCGCAGGACTTGCGTCCCGTCGAGGTGGTCGTCGTCGACGGCGGGTCGGCGGACGACAGCGCCGCGATCGCCGGCTCGTATCCGGCGGTGCGCGTCGTCCCGCAAGCAGGGACGGGGGTCGCGAGCGCCTACAACACCGGTATCGAGGTCACACGTGGCGACATGCTCGCGTTCCTGTCGGCGGATGATCTCTGGACCCCTGACAAGCTGAGCGCCCAGGTTGGGTTTCTCCGCCCCCGGCCTCAGGTCCAGTACGTGACGGCGCGGCTGCGCTTCTTCCTCGAACCGGGGTGCGCGGCGCCCCCGGCTTTCAAGCGCGACCTGCTCGAAGGCGACCACGTCGGTCACATCATGGAGACCCTGCTGGCGCGACGGTCGGTGTTCGACCTCGTGGGGCGGTTCGACTCGCGCCTGTCCACCGCCGAGGACGTCGATTGGTTCTCGCGCGCGCACGACCTGGGGGTCCGCACGGCCGTGGTCGAGCGCGTGCTGCTCCACAAGCGCGTGCACGACGCGAATCTGTCCCTCACCGACGCGGCGTCGAACCGAAATCTTCTCGAGGTCGTCAGGCGATCGCTCGCCCGCAAGCGCGAGCACTTCGTTCAGCCGCCGCCGAGCGCCAATCGGTTGCGCTGA
- a CDS encoding nucleotidyltransferase family protein, which translates to MSIGYAKRDPWPTWQEELLLRAALLRGPEALAAWAQWKSTIDFDDIDSESYRLVPRLYCSLRDQGVSDPLLGRLRGIYRRTWYQNQLRFHAMARPLRLLHAAGIPSMLLKGAALVLQYYRDYGMRPMTDFDICVPGNQASSAIQLLRGNGFTPCGAPEDALLDATAHPDRHSEMEFHDAAGHEFDVHWRLFPESIAPDVSAPFWQDTVEMDALGTPTRALRPADQLLHVCVHGIVRGAIGFEVSRVRWVMDVMTILSTSGEALDWTRLLAQAGRCGFIPPLRAGLTYVRRTLDGPIPDRVLQQLRAMPVPLTDRIVHAARIEPPERWGPLLTVCVGYLDHSRSLPPGTGALRTLAGMPGYYRRRWRVQRGWSLPFDLAVRGVRRVGWTVRRYGLGWASRRARRLLSAPARFSAKAEKR; encoded by the coding sequence ATGAGTATCGGATACGCGAAACGAGACCCCTGGCCCACGTGGCAAGAGGAACTGCTCTTGCGCGCGGCGCTGTTGCGCGGCCCCGAGGCCCTCGCCGCCTGGGCCCAATGGAAATCCACGATCGACTTCGACGACATCGATAGTGAGTCGTACCGGCTGGTCCCCCGACTCTATTGCAGCCTGAGAGACCAAGGCGTCTCCGATCCGCTCTTGGGGAGGCTCCGAGGCATCTACCGGCGGACCTGGTATCAAAATCAGCTGCGGTTCCACGCGATGGCCCGCCCACTGCGGTTGCTGCACGCAGCGGGAATTCCAAGCATGTTGCTCAAAGGCGCGGCGCTGGTCTTACAGTACTACCGAGACTATGGCATGCGGCCGATGACGGACTTCGACATCTGTGTTCCGGGGAACCAGGCGTCGAGCGCAATCCAGCTGCTGCGGGGCAATGGCTTTACCCCGTGCGGGGCGCCCGAGGACGCGCTGCTCGACGCCACGGCGCATCCTGACCGCCACTCCGAGATGGAATTTCACGACGCCGCCGGACACGAGTTCGACGTGCACTGGCGGTTGTTCCCGGAGAGCATCGCGCCCGACGTGAGCGCGCCGTTCTGGCAGGACACGGTCGAGATGGATGCGCTGGGGACGCCCACCCGGGCGTTGAGACCGGCGGACCAGTTGCTGCACGTCTGCGTGCACGGGATCGTGCGCGGCGCCATCGGGTTCGAGGTGTCGAGGGTTCGCTGGGTGATGGATGTCATGACCATCCTCAGCACTTCCGGCGAGGCACTCGATTGGACCCGCCTGCTAGCGCAGGCGGGCCGATGCGGGTTCATCCCGCCGCTGCGGGCCGGGCTGACGTACGTGCGGCGCACACTCGACGGGCCGATCCCCGACCGCGTGCTGCAACAGCTTCGCGCCATGCCCGTGCCGCTCACCGATCGCATCGTCCACGCGGCGCGGATCGAGCCACCTGAGCGCTGGGGGCCACTGCTGACCGTGTGTGTCGGCTACCTCGACCACTCGCGGAGCCTACCTCCAGGCACCGGCGCGCTCCGCACGCTTGCCGGGATGCCCGGCTACTACCGCCGCCGGTGGCGAGTCCAGCGGGGCTGGTCCCTGCCGTTCGACCTGGCGGTGCGGGGGGTGCGCCGGGTCGGGTGGACGGTGAGGCGGTACGGGCTGGGATGGGCGTCGCGGCGCGCCCGACGCTTGCTTTCGGCGCCCGCGCGTTTCTCCGCGAAGGCCGAGAAGCGCTAG
- a CDS encoding thiamine pyrophosphate-dependent enzyme produces MSVARAQGQDTATHLTGGQALVQGLIAQGVDVVFGLPGVQLDWAFDALHAARDAVRVYHTRHEQAVSYMADGYARVTGRVGVCLTVPGPGVLNAMAGLATAYACSSPVLCVTGQIPSAEIGAGRGLLHEINDQLVALRSVTKWTAGATKSEDIPGIVHEAFRQLRTGRPRPVAVEIPPDVLRETAEMAPAEPLAVDPPAGDPDLVDRAARMLGAAERPIIFAGGGVLRSAAWEPLRQLAAMLEAPVVMTENGKGAVSDRHYLAQTMTAAAELVPASDVVFVVGTRFYLPSRSDWGPRAGQTVIQLDIDPAEIGRNSDVTLGLPADAKRGLDALVAAVPRHNRKRESRRDDLEAVRARTRARLETVQPQAAYAAAIRDVLPDDGILVTEMTQVGYWSNVGFPVYAPRTYLTSGYQGTLGHGFANALGAQVGAPGRKVVSINGDGGFMYNVQELSTAVRHRINVVAIVFSDNAYGNVRRIQRESFGGRVIASDLLNPDFVRLAEAFGMDGIRVGTPDALRRTLGEALANDRPALIEVPVEEMPDPRAAARPGYRG; encoded by the coding sequence GTGTCGGTCGCACGCGCGCAAGGACAAGACACGGCGACACATCTCACGGGCGGGCAGGCTCTGGTGCAGGGACTCATCGCCCAAGGGGTCGACGTGGTGTTCGGTCTCCCCGGGGTCCAGCTCGATTGGGCGTTCGATGCGTTGCACGCGGCGCGCGACGCGGTCCGAGTGTACCACACCCGCCACGAGCAGGCGGTCTCGTACATGGCCGACGGGTACGCGAGGGTGACCGGGCGGGTCGGCGTGTGCCTGACCGTGCCCGGCCCGGGCGTGCTCAACGCCATGGCCGGCCTGGCGACGGCGTACGCGTGCTCGTCCCCGGTGCTGTGCGTGACGGGACAGATTCCATCCGCCGAGATCGGTGCGGGTCGCGGGCTGCTGCACGAGATCAACGACCAGCTCGTCGCGCTTCGGTCGGTCACCAAGTGGACGGCGGGGGCGACCAAGTCCGAAGACATCCCCGGTATCGTCCACGAGGCGTTCCGACAGCTTCGTACCGGGCGCCCACGACCGGTGGCGGTCGAGATCCCGCCGGACGTCCTGCGGGAGACTGCCGAGATGGCACCGGCGGAGCCGCTGGCGGTCGACCCCCCGGCCGGAGACCCGGACCTGGTCGACCGTGCGGCACGGATGCTCGGGGCCGCGGAGCGCCCGATCATCTTCGCGGGCGGAGGCGTTTTGCGATCCGCCGCGTGGGAACCGCTCCGACAGCTCGCCGCGATGCTGGAAGCTCCGGTCGTGATGACGGAGAACGGGAAGGGCGCCGTGTCCGATCGGCACTACCTCGCGCAGACGATGACGGCGGCGGCGGAGCTGGTGCCGGCATCGGACGTGGTGTTCGTCGTGGGCACCCGGTTCTACCTGCCCTCCCGGTCCGACTGGGGCCCGCGCGCGGGACAGACGGTGATTCAGCTGGACATCGACCCCGCCGAGATCGGCCGCAACTCCGACGTCACCCTGGGACTTCCGGCCGATGCGAAGCGGGGACTCGACGCGCTGGTGGCCGCCGTGCCCCGGCACAACCGGAAGCGGGAGAGCCGTCGGGATGACCTAGAAGCGGTGCGGGCGCGGACGCGCGCGCGGCTGGAGACGGTGCAGCCGCAGGCCGCGTACGCCGCGGCGATCCGGGACGTGCTTCCCGATGATGGGATTCTCGTCACGGAAATGACCCAGGTGGGCTACTGGTCCAACGTCGGGTTCCCCGTCTACGCGCCCCGGACGTACCTCACCTCCGGATATCAGGGCACGCTCGGCCACGGGTTCGCGAACGCCCTCGGCGCGCAGGTCGGCGCGCCCGGCCGGAAGGTCGTCTCGATCAACGGCGACGGGGGGTTCATGTACAACGTCCAGGAGCTCTCGACCGCCGTGCGGCACCGGATCAACGTCGTGGCGATCGTGTTCAGCGACAACGCGTACGGGAACGTCCGGCGGATCCAGCGGGAGTCGTTTGGCGGGCGCGTCATCGCGTCCGACCTGCTGAATCCCGACTTCGTCAGGCTCGCGGAGGCGTTCGGGATGGACGGCATCCGCGTGGGCACGCCCGATGCGCTCCGGAGGACGCTCGGAGAGGCCCTCGCAAACGACCGGCCCGCGCTGATCGAAGTGCCGGTGGAGGAGATGCCGGACCCGCGGGCCGCGGCACGGCCGGGATACCGCGGCTAA
- a CDS encoding BtpA/SgcQ family protein translates to MRGHGARQLPNGFPEKPLIGMIHMPALPGAPGNTLAMDALVRYALSEARILERAGLDAVIVENVGDTPFFKERVPPVTIAAMTAIAGEVVAHTKLAVGLNVLRNACAEALSIAHVTAARFIRCNIMIGAYATDQGVIEGCAAALARLKHELGAHVLIFGDVHVKHAHPLFDVPIEHAAADLAERGGADAVIVSGARSPIPPAAETLDTVRAAVALPVLVGSGVGLANVQQLYRASDGLILGEPDFKIDAVWGGPSDERAYATAVQRCRG, encoded by the coding sequence ATGCGTGGACACGGAGCGCGGCAACTTCCGAACGGGTTCCCCGAAAAGCCCCTCATCGGGATGATCCACATGCCCGCGCTCCCCGGCGCCCCAGGGAACACGCTCGCCATGGACGCGCTGGTGCGGTACGCGCTCTCGGAAGCGAGGATACTGGAGCGCGCCGGGCTCGACGCGGTGATCGTCGAGAACGTCGGCGACACACCGTTCTTCAAGGAGCGCGTGCCGCCGGTGACGATCGCCGCGATGACCGCGATCGCCGGGGAAGTCGTCGCCCACACCAAGCTCGCCGTCGGCCTGAACGTGCTGAGAAACGCCTGCGCCGAGGCGCTGTCGATCGCGCATGTGACCGCCGCGCGTTTCATTCGGTGCAACATCATGATCGGCGCGTACGCCACGGACCAGGGCGTGATCGAGGGGTGCGCCGCCGCACTCGCGCGGCTCAAGCACGAGCTCGGCGCCCACGTGCTGATCTTCGGCGACGTCCACGTCAAGCACGCCCACCCGCTCTTCGACGTTCCCATCGAGCACGCCGCGGCCGACCTCGCGGAGCGGGGCGGGGCCGACGCGGTGATCGTCTCCGGGGCCCGGAGCCCGATCCCGCCGGCGGCGGAGACCTTGGATACGGTGCGAGCGGCGGTCGCGCTCCCGGTCCTAGTGGGGAGCGGCGTCGGGCTGGCGAACGTGCAGCAGCTCTATCGGGCATCGGACGGGCTCATCCTCGGGGAACCCGATTTCAAGATCGACGCGGTGTGGGGAGGTCCGAGCGACGAGCGCGCCTACGCAACGGCCGTGCAACGCTGCCGAGGCTAG
- a CDS encoding BMP family ABC transporter substrate-binding protein gives MRSVCAALIVAVLAVIPAGTSAATPAKVGLVTDIGGLNDRSFNQLSYEGLQRAKSELGVQTGVVQSTSQNDYVPNLTNFARSGYQLVIAVGFLMKDATEQVAKDFPKTHFLLIDDVIKDRPNVTSAVFSTEQCGYLVGALAALVDQDASVKLPGLRHTGTIGVVGGIQIPPVDSYIAGYYEGAWAVNPKVKVLRGYTGNFNDPASGKALALAQHSRGADIVFQVAGGTGEGVIEAAKAEGFLAIGVDSDQAYLAPNNVLTSAMKRVDTSVFLTAKRLRDGTLQGGTETFDLQNGGVGIGAILKAVPARMTAKVDALKQQITNGTVKVSPQMPAAAGK, from the coding sequence ATGAGGAGCGTATGCGCGGCGTTGATCGTCGCGGTGTTGGCAGTCATTCCCGCGGGCACGTCGGCGGCGACACCGGCCAAGGTGGGGTTGGTCACCGATATCGGCGGCCTCAACGACCGCAGTTTCAACCAACTGTCCTATGAAGGACTGCAGCGGGCCAAGAGCGAGCTGGGCGTCCAGACCGGCGTCGTGCAGTCCACCTCGCAGAACGACTACGTGCCGAACCTCACAAACTTCGCGCGCAGCGGCTACCAGCTGGTGATCGCGGTGGGGTTCCTGATGAAAGACGCCACCGAGCAGGTCGCCAAGGACTTTCCGAAGACCCACTTCCTGCTGATCGACGACGTGATCAAGGACCGCCCGAACGTGACGAGCGCCGTGTTCTCCACCGAGCAGTGCGGGTACCTGGTCGGCGCGCTCGCCGCGCTCGTGGACCAGGACGCCAGCGTGAAGCTGCCCGGGCTGCGCCACACCGGCACGATCGGCGTGGTCGGCGGGATCCAGATCCCGCCCGTGGATAGCTACATCGCCGGGTACTACGAAGGCGCGTGGGCGGTCAACCCGAAGGTCAAGGTCCTCCGGGGCTACACCGGCAACTTCAACGATCCGGCGTCCGGCAAGGCGCTCGCACTCGCGCAGCACAGCCGCGGCGCCGACATCGTCTTCCAAGTCGCCGGCGGTACCGGCGAAGGCGTGATCGAGGCGGCCAAGGCGGAGGGCTTCCTGGCGATCGGCGTGGACAGCGATCAGGCGTACCTCGCCCCGAACAACGTGCTCACAAGCGCGATGAAGCGCGTGGACACATCCGTGTTCCTGACCGCAAAGCGCCTGCGTGACGGCACGCTGCAGGGCGGGACCGAGACGTTTGATCTACAGAACGGCGGCGTCGGGATCGGCGCCATCCTGAAGGCCGTCCCGGCAAGGATGACGGCCAAGGTCGACGCCCTAAAACAGCAGATCACAAACGGCACGGTCAAGGTGAGCCCGCAGATGCCGGCGGCGGCCGGAAAGTAA
- a CDS encoding ABC transporter ATP-binding protein, with the protein MAAEAGPAGSREPPPVLRVRGLTKQFPGVRALNGVDVDLRPGEVHAILGENGAGKSTLMNIVYGLLRPDAGTLELWGRPYAPASPRDAAVAGIGMVHQHFMLIPALTVAENVALGAEPRRGLALDLEIVHERLRALSAAYGMEVPPQARVADLSVGVRQRVEILKALYRDARMLVLDEPTALLTPQETLELFGAIRACTARGLSVIFVSHKLDEVCAISDRVTVLRHGRRIATHDTRNVTPRELAREMVGRDVMTGLDRPPRAPGPPLLAAEDLAAPGLGPLGFDVLAGEILGIAGVEGNGQETLVAALAGLVPARGALRLGGARLDRLNARRRIEAGLAVIPSDRQEDGLVLPMTVAENLALRRFHGPPYTRRGLLDLRYWYERAGRIVEMYDIRPPRPRAPVATLSGGNQQKVVLAREIDAGPTVLIASQPTRGLDVGATEFVHRQLLRLRAEGRGVLLLSLDLDEILALADRIAVVYRGRFMATLTREAADRERLGLLMAGTQL; encoded by the coding sequence GTGGCCGCCGAGGCGGGTCCCGCCGGCTCCCGCGAACCGCCACCGGTTCTGCGCGTCCGGGGACTGACCAAACAGTTCCCGGGCGTCCGTGCGTTGAACGGCGTCGACGTCGATCTGCGCCCCGGCGAGGTGCACGCGATCCTCGGCGAGAACGGCGCCGGCAAGTCGACGCTCATGAACATCGTGTACGGGCTATTGCGCCCCGACGCGGGGACGTTGGAGTTGTGGGGCCGGCCCTACGCCCCGGCGTCGCCCCGAGACGCGGCCGTGGCCGGGATCGGCATGGTGCACCAGCACTTCATGCTGATCCCCGCGCTCACGGTTGCCGAGAACGTCGCGCTCGGTGCGGAACCACGCCGGGGTCTCGCCCTCGACCTCGAGATCGTGCACGAGCGGCTACGCGCACTCTCCGCCGCCTACGGCATGGAGGTACCGCCGCAGGCCAGGGTGGCGGACCTGTCGGTCGGCGTGCGTCAGCGCGTGGAGATCCTAAAGGCACTGTACCGCGACGCGCGGATGCTGGTCTTGGACGAACCCACAGCGCTCCTCACGCCGCAGGAAACGCTCGAGCTGTTTGGGGCGATTCGCGCCTGCACGGCGCGCGGGCTGTCCGTGATCTTCGTCAGCCATAAACTCGACGAAGTCTGTGCGATCAGCGACCGGGTCACGGTGCTGCGCCACGGCAGGCGCATCGCCACACACGACACCCGCAACGTGACGCCGCGCGAACTCGCGCGCGAAATGGTCGGCCGCGACGTCATGACCGGCCTGGATCGCCCGCCGCGCGCACCCGGACCCCCGCTCCTCGCCGCGGAGGACCTGGCGGCACCCGGCCTGGGCCCGCTCGGCTTCGACGTCCTCGCGGGGGAGATCCTTGGCATCGCGGGCGTGGAGGGCAACGGCCAGGAGACGCTCGTCGCCGCGCTCGCCGGCCTCGTGCCCGCGCGGGGCGCGCTCCGGCTCGGCGGCGCCCGGCTCGACCGCTTGAACGCGCGGCGGCGGATCGAGGCGGGACTCGCGGTCATTCCCAGCGATCGCCAAGAGGACGGGCTTGTGCTCCCGATGACCGTCGCCGAGAACCTCGCGCTCCGGCGGTTTCACGGCCCGCCGTACACCCGGCGTGGCCTGCTCGACCTGCGCTACTGGTACGAGCGGGCCGGGCGGATTGTGGAGATGTACGATATCCGTCCGCCGCGACCGCGGGCGCCGGTCGCGACGCTGTCGGGCGGCAACCAGCAGAAGGTCGTGCTCGCTCGCGAGATCGACGCGGGGCCCACGGTGTTGATCGCGAGCCAACCGACCCGCGGGCTGGACGTGGGCGCCACCGAGTTCGTGCACCGACAACTCCTCCGCCTGCGCGCGGAGGGGCGCGGCGTCCTCCTGCTCTCGCTCGATCTCGACGAGATCCTCGCCCTCGCCGACCGCATCGCGGTGGTGTACCGCGGGCGTTTCATGGCCACGCTGACCCGGGAGGCGGCCGACCGCGAGCGGCTGGGCCTGCTGATGGCCGGTACGCAGCTGTGA
- a CDS encoding ABC transporter permease, whose translation MTSERLWPLIATGLAIVMGGALVAGFGHDPIAAYGSLLAGAFGSGYAVATTLARALPLMLAGLAVALSFQSGLFNIGASGQFWLGAIAAAWVGFRVQAPTWVHLPGALVAGTVAGAAWAAIVPGLAKAYRGANEVITTLMMTYAAVYFGHYLIEGGPMQAPGFVPQSPEIAASATLPTLVLGSQLSWGLVLAPLAAVAVWFLMQRTALGFALRVTGLNPRAARYAGINPAWAVLTALALSGAIAGFAGAVQVLGVDHRLYDSFGTEAGFTGIVVALLARNNPFGVLVAAVLFGALASGGNTMQLNAGVPFHLVDVIQGLIIFFIAAEGLLRYVRPTRPALSRRPT comes from the coding sequence GTGACATCCGAGCGGCTCTGGCCGCTGATCGCCACGGGCTTGGCCATCGTCATGGGCGGCGCGCTCGTTGCCGGATTCGGACACGACCCGATCGCGGCGTACGGGTCGCTGCTCGCCGGCGCCTTCGGAAGCGGCTACGCGGTCGCGACCACGCTTGCGCGAGCGCTGCCGCTCATGCTCGCCGGGCTGGCGGTCGCCCTTTCGTTTCAAAGCGGGCTGTTCAACATCGGCGCCTCGGGCCAGTTCTGGCTCGGCGCGATCGCGGCCGCGTGGGTGGGATTCCGTGTCCAGGCGCCGACGTGGGTGCACCTACCGGGGGCGCTCGTGGCGGGCACCGTCGCCGGCGCGGCGTGGGCGGCGATCGTTCCGGGGCTCGCGAAGGCGTACCGCGGCGCGAACGAGGTCATCACGACGCTGATGATGACCTACGCCGCCGTGTACTTCGGCCACTACCTGATCGAAGGCGGACCGATGCAGGCGCCCGGCTTCGTTCCCCAGTCGCCCGAAATCGCGGCGAGCGCGACGCTGCCGACGCTGGTCCTCGGCAGCCAGCTCTCCTGGGGCCTCGTGCTCGCGCCGCTCGCGGCCGTGGCCGTCTGGTTCCTCATGCAGCGGACGGCGCTCGGCTTCGCGCTGCGCGTGACCGGGCTCAACCCACGCGCCGCGCGCTACGCCGGGATCAACCCGGCGTGGGCGGTCCTCACCGCACTGGCGCTGAGCGGAGCGATCGCCGGCTTCGCCGGCGCCGTGCAGGTGCTGGGGGTGGACCATCGCCTCTACGATAGCTTCGGCACCGAGGCCGGCTTTACGGGCATCGTGGTCGCGCTGCTGGCCCGCAACAACCCGTTCGGGGTGCTCGTCGCCGCGGTGCTGTTCGGCGCGCTCGCGAGCGGCGGCAACACCATGCAGCTCAACGCCGGCGTCCCGTTCCACCTCGTGGACGTGATCCAGGGGCTGATCATCTTCTTCATCGCCGCGGAGGGACTGCTCCGGTACGTCCGGCCCACCCGCCCTGCGCTCTCTCGCAGGCCGACGTGA
- a CDS encoding ABC transporter permease yields the protein MFDWLVNPQLWTSTLVLAVPIAFAALGGVFSERAGVVNIALEGKMAIGAFTAVAISALTGNVWLGLLAALAAAALAAGALAWATVYLRADHIICGLAINILAVGITGFLFNTIYGPLGTPTSTPPVPTWTLPGLSAVPFIGEVLDNHQALVYLFFGVLVVANWVMFRTPLGLRWRAVGEHPRAADAAGVPVLRVKFWAVVAAGAVAGLGGADLSVGILNSFSPDMVAGRGFIALAAVIFGGWRPWGAFWASVLFGFTTALSFQLQGVSRISKDLLLILPYAATVLVLAGVVGRTTPPASDGLPYDPER from the coding sequence ATGTTCGACTGGCTGGTCAACCCGCAGCTCTGGACCTCGACGCTCGTCCTGGCGGTCCCGATCGCGTTCGCTGCGCTCGGCGGGGTGTTCTCGGAACGCGCGGGGGTCGTGAACATCGCGCTCGAAGGCAAGATGGCGATCGGGGCTTTCACGGCCGTGGCGATCTCGGCGTTGACGGGAAACGTCTGGCTCGGGCTCCTCGCGGCTCTCGCCGCGGCTGCCCTGGCCGCGGGCGCGCTCGCGTGGGCGACCGTTTATCTCAGGGCCGACCACATCATCTGCGGGCTCGCGATCAACATCCTGGCCGTCGGGATCACGGGCTTTCTCTTCAACACGATCTACGGCCCGCTCGGCACCCCGACGAGCACGCCGCCCGTCCCGACGTGGACGCTGCCGGGCCTGAGCGCCGTCCCGTTCATCGGCGAGGTCCTCGACAATCACCAGGCGCTCGTGTATCTCTTCTTCGGGGTCCTCGTCGTCGCCAACTGGGTCATGTTCCGGACGCCGCTCGGACTACGCTGGCGCGCCGTCGGCGAGCATCCGAGAGCCGCCGACGCCGCCGGCGTGCCGGTGCTCCGCGTCAAGTTCTGGGCGGTCGTCGCGGCGGGCGCCGTGGCGGGACTCGGCGGCGCGGACCTCTCGGTGGGCATCTTGAACAGCTTCAGCCCGGACATGGTGGCCGGACGCGGATTCATCGCGCTTGCCGCCGTCATCTTCGGCGGATGGCGCCCCTGGGGTGCGTTTTGGGCATCGGTGCTCTTTGGCTTCACGACCGCGTTATCGTTTCAACTCCAAGGTGTCTCGAGGATCTCGAAAGACCTGCTCTTGATTCTTCCGTACGCTGCGACCGTGCTGGTGCTCGCCGGGGTCGTGGGGCGCACGACGCCCCCGGCCTCCGACGGCCTCCCTTACGACCCCGAACGCTAG